Proteins from a single region of Candidatus Delongbacteria bacterium:
- a CDS encoding GTP-binding protein, with protein MAKAKFERTKPHVNVGTIGHVDHGKTTLTAAITQALA; from the coding sequence ATGGCCAAGGCAAAATTCGAGCGGACCAAGCCCCACGTGAACGTCGGGACGATTGGTCACGTGGACCACGGCAAGACGACGCTGACGGCGGCGATCACGCAGGCCCTTGCGA